In one Streptomyces venezuelae genomic region, the following are encoded:
- a CDS encoding TrmO family methyltransferase: MRWRSSKPSSHALCRRRRSCERRTKDLLPWSSSPRYGEAPVPLRGPGRCGCRSPETGSSQSSGHRAEREGLDGFSHVEVLFVFDQFSEPDGHLEPRPCRGRPDLPPVGIFAGRGPRRPNRIGVTCCAIESVRGRELTVVGLDAVSGTPVVDLKPVMAEYFRP; the protein is encoded by the coding sequence GTGCGCTGGAGGTCGTCCAAGCCGTCGAGTCACGCGCTCTGCCGGAGGCGGCGGAGCTGCGAGAGGCGTACCAAGGACTTACTGCCATGGAGCAGTAGTCCCAGATACGGAGAAGCGCCGGTTCCCCTTCGCGGTCCAGGCCGGTGCGGGTGCCGGAGTCCTGAGACCGGATCCTCGCAGTCCTCTGGGCACCGGGCGGAACGGGAAGGTCTGGACGGGTTCTCCCACGTGGAGGTTCTTTTCGTCTTCGACCAGTTCTCGGAGCCCGACGGCCACCTCGAACCCCGCCCCTGCCGCGGCCGCCCCGACCTCCCGCCCGTCGGCATCTTCGCCGGCCGCGGCCCCCGCAGACCCAACCGCATCGGGGTGACCTGCTGTGCCATCGAGTCCGTCCGAGGCCGGGAACTGACGGTGGTGGGGCTCGATGCGGTGTCGGGTACGCCCGTCGTCGACCTGAAGCCGGTGATGGCGGAGTACTTCCGGCCCTGA
- a CDS encoding multiprotein-bridging factor 1 family protein — protein sequence MIDFGDQVRKALRGRGMSLRGAAKELHYDVAYLSRVISGKQAPSGELVQAVNELLGLSLTTEDACPHDDEMDAWELVRRVQASDVGPATLSRLERTFDDLAMAYPRSEPGDLLRGVRRHSAYVVQLLGAKKTLAEHRRLLVVGGWLSLLGATLHIDLKQEGAATARLQTAAALAREAGVPEIEAWCFETDAWRVLTEGDHVRALELSRVAQTAAPPRSSALIQATAQEGRAQARLGNSRETYSAVERVQAFSAASGTPESPEHHYRYDPGKALSYTATTLAWLGEAAAEPYAREVIKRLSPSDDVACWPRRVASANIDLGLVLVAEGRMDEACDSVQKAILSGKVVPSNHWRALEVVQAVESRALPEAAELREAYQGLTAMEQ from the coding sequence GTGATCGATTTCGGGGACCAGGTACGCAAGGCTTTGAGGGGCCGGGGGATGAGTCTCCGGGGCGCGGCCAAGGAGCTCCACTACGACGTTGCCTACTTGAGCCGCGTCATCAGCGGCAAGCAGGCGCCGTCCGGTGAACTGGTCCAGGCCGTGAATGAACTGCTCGGTCTGTCACTCACCACAGAGGACGCGTGCCCGCACGATGACGAGATGGACGCATGGGAGTTGGTGCGTCGTGTCCAGGCCAGCGACGTCGGCCCCGCCACGCTGAGCCGACTGGAGCGAACCTTCGATGACCTCGCCATGGCTTACCCCAGATCCGAGCCGGGTGACTTGCTGAGAGGGGTACGAAGGCACTCGGCCTACGTCGTCCAGCTCCTCGGTGCCAAGAAGACGCTTGCCGAACACCGGCGCCTGCTCGTCGTCGGCGGCTGGCTCTCGCTGCTCGGTGCCACGCTGCACATCGACCTGAAGCAGGAGGGCGCTGCTACCGCACGGCTTCAGACCGCGGCAGCTCTCGCCCGAGAGGCGGGCGTCCCCGAGATCGAAGCGTGGTGCTTCGAGACGGACGCGTGGCGCGTGCTCACCGAGGGGGACCACGTCCGGGCCCTGGAACTTTCCCGCGTTGCCCAGACAGCCGCCCCGCCCAGGTCGTCCGCGCTGATCCAGGCGACCGCGCAAGAAGGCAGGGCACAGGCGCGGCTCGGCAACAGCCGGGAAACCTACTCGGCGGTGGAGAGAGTGCAGGCCTTCTCGGCGGCCTCGGGCACGCCGGAGAGCCCCGAGCACCATTACCGCTACGACCCCGGCAAAGCCCTGTCGTACACCGCAACAACCCTGGCGTGGCTGGGGGAAGCGGCAGCGGAACCGTACGCGCGCGAAGTGATCAAGCGCCTGAGCCCGAGCGACGACGTCGCCTGCTGGCCCAGGCGGGTGGCATCGGCCAACATCGATCTGGGGCTGGTCCTGGTCGCGGAGGGCCGGATGGACGAAGCGTGCGACTCAGTGCAGAAGGCCATCCTCAGCGGCAAGGTCGTTCCCTCGAACCACTGGCGTGCGCTGGAGGTCGTCCAAGCCGTCGAGTCACGCGCTCTGCCGGAGGCGGCGGAGCTGCGAGAGGCGTACCAAGGACTTACTGCCATGGAGCAGTAG